The genomic DNA AGTTATCGACCTCTTCAAGCAATTCGCAAAAGGCCCTCGCGCCCTGGTCGAGCAGCCGCTCGCCTTTCGCAGGCTCAGCCAATGTCGCGTTGCCGACTGCGCCGCTGGCGTTGAGATCCTGCGCCTGCCAGGCAAAGGGCGCGGGCCGCTGCGTCGACAGCCAGCGATATTGCTTCGCCATCGCGACACTGCTCGCGGGAAAATCCGCGACCGCATCTTTCCGCACCTGATCGGGATAGCGCGCCAGCATGATCGAGGTCTCGATCGCGCCGCCGTGGATGCCGTGACGCACTTCCTCGGCCGGGAACAATTGATCCGCGCCCGACAGCCGTGACCACGATGTCGTCACCACGAACAGCTTGTGATGCGCGCGCAGGTCCTGCGCGACCAGCATCATCGCCGCGCTGTTGCCGCCATGGCTGGTGATGATGACGAGCTTCTTCACGCCGCGCCGCGCGATGTCCTCGCCGATCCCGGTCCACCGCTTCAGCGCCGCTTCGTTCGGCAGCGTCTGCGTGCCCGGATAGTCGATATGCTCGGTGGAGATCCCGATCGGTTCAACCGGCAGGAACGTCGCTGGAACGCTTCCCGGCAACAGTTCGCGCACGCGGGCCAGATAGGCGTCAGCGATTAGCACGTCTGTCGTGAGCGGCAGATGGGGGCCATGCTGTTCGGTCGCCGCCAGCGGCAGCACCGCGATCCAGCGCGCCGTCTCCGCGGCGGGCGCATCGGCCCAGCGGATTGCGGTCCAGTCGTGGGACGGCGTCATCAAGGTTTCTTTGCCCGAATTTGTCACGTAATTTGCGCTATCAGGGGATGCGGACCCGGCTGGTTCGCGTCCCCTGATGTCATGCGGTTCTATCGCGTTGCGTTCATATGAGCCAGATGCGATTGGGTTTTAAGCGATCGACGGAGTGCCATTATGCCCCCCATTCACATGCGGCGAACGCTCATTGCGGGCCTCTTGGCCGCTTTCGTCTGCAGCATCCCGGCGCGCGCGGAGACGCTCGACAAGGTCACCTTCGGCACCAATTGGGTCGCCGAGGCCGAGCACGGCGGCTTCTTCCAGGCGGTGGCCGACGGCACCTACAAGAAATACGGGCTCGACGTCACCATCGTCCCCGGCGGCCCCAACGAGAACAACCGGATGCTGCTGATCGCCGGCAAGATCGATTTCTTCATGGCCGCGAACACGCTGATGTCGTTCGACGCGGTCGCCAACAACGTTCCCGTCGTGACCATCGCCGCGATCTTCCAGAAGGATCCGCAGGTGATGCTGACGCAGCCGGATGCCAAGGTTGCGAAGCTCGAGGACCTCAAGCCGCTGACGCTGTTCGTCTCCAAGGAGGGCATGGGCAGCTATTTCCAGTGGCTGAAGTCCGAATACGGCTTCAGCGAGAAGAACGTCCGCCCCTATAATTTCAATCCGCAGCCCTTCATCGCCAATCCCAAGAGCGCCATGCAGGGCTATGTCACCTCCGAGCCGTTCGCGGTGGAAAAGGCGGCGGGCTTCAAGCCCAACGTGCTGCTGCTGGCCGACTATGGCTTCAACACCTATTCGACCCTGATCGAGACGCGCCGCGACATCGTCGAGAAGAAGCCCGATCTCGTCCAGCGCTTCGTCGATGCCTCCATGGTCGGCTGGTACAACTACATCTATCGCGACAATTCCGCCGGCAACGCCATGATCAAGAAGCTCAATCCGGAGATGACCGACGATCTGCTGGCCTATTCCGTCGCCAAGATGAAGGAGCACGGCATCGTCGATTCCGGCGACAGCTTGAAGAACGGCATCGGTGCGATGAGCGACGAGCGCTACTCCTCCTTCTTCAACAAGATGGTCAAGGCCGGCGTCGTGAAGGCGGATCTCGACTTCCGCAAGTCCTACACGCTGCGCTTCGTCAACAAGGGCGTCGGCGTCGAGCTGCGTCCGAACAAGCCGTAGCGCAAGGTCGATGTCTGCAGTCAAGACCTCGTCCGCCGTCGAGACCGGCCTGTCGCATCTCGCCGTCAGCCTGCGCGGCGTGACGAAGACCTATGACAACGGCATCACGGCGCTCGGCCCGTTCGACCTCACGGTCCGCAAGGGCGAGTTCATCTCGCTGCTGGGCCCGTCCGGTTGCGGCAAGTCGACGGTGCTGCGGCTGATCGCGGAGCTCAGCGCGCCGTCCTCCGGGATCGTGCGGGTGGCGCGCCACGAGGGCGAGGCGCAGCCGGGGCACGGCATCGGCTTCGTGTTTCAGGAGCCGACCCTGATGCCCTGGGCCAGCGTGCGCGAGAACGTGCGGCTGCCGCTGAGGCTTGGCGGTGTGCCGAAGTCCGAGGGACGCGCGCGTGCGGACGCTGCGCTGGCCAGCGTCGGGCTCGCCGATTTCGCAGATAGCTTTCCGCGCGAGCTCTCCGGCGGCATGAAGATGCGGCTGTCGCTGGCGCGCGCGCTCGTCACCGATCCCGACATCCTGCTGATGGACGAGCCGTTCGCCGCGCTCGACGAGATCACGCGCTTCCGCCTCAACAACGACCTGCTCGCGCTGTGGCGAGCCCTCGGCAAGACCGTCATCTTCGTCACCCATTCGGTGTTCGAATCCGTCTACCTGTCGCAGCGCGTGGTGGTGATGACGGCACGGCCGGGCCGCATCCAGGCCGACATCCGCATCGAGACGGTCGAGCCGCGGGGCGAAGAGTTTCGCACGTCGACCGCTTACGGCGACTACTGCCGCAAGGTCTCGGGCGCGCTGGCGCCGTCCTATTCGGGGCAGTCGCTGCTATGAGCGCGCAAGCCCCCGTCACCGCGCAGCCGCAAGGCGCGCTGCGCCTGATGCTTCCCGTCATCGTGTTCGCCGCCGGTCTCATCGCCTGGGAACTGGTGGTCCGCCTCAAGGAGATCCCGCCCTACGTGCTGCCGGCGCCCTCGATCATCGTCCTGACACTGTTCAAGGACTGGGCCGTGCTGTCGCAATCGCTCGTCACCACGCTCCTGACCACACTCGAAGGTTTTATCGCGGCCAGCATCGGCGGCATCGCGCTGGCGCTGTTGTTCAACCAGTCGAAATGGGTGGAATATTCTCTCTTTCCCTACGCGATCGTCCTTCAGGTCACCCCGGTGATCGCAATTGCGCCGCTCCTGCTGATCTATTTGGAACAGCAGACCGCGGTCGTGGTCTGTGCCTTCATCGTCGCCTTTTTCCCGGTGCTGTCCAACACCACGCTCGGGCTCAATTCGGTCGATCGCAACCTCACCGGCCTGTTCCAGCTCTATGGCGCATCAAAGCCCCAGACCCTGCGGTTTCTCAAGCTGCCCGCCGCACTGCCCTACATTCTCGGCGGCCTGCGCATCGCCGGCGGCCTGTCGCTGATCGGCGCGGTCGTGGCCGAGATCGCTGCGGGAACGGCGGGCGCCGGCTCCGGGCTCGCCTACAGGATCGCGGAATCAGGCTATCGATTGAACATACCCCGCATGTTCGCAGCGCTGCTTTTGTTGTCGCTCGCCGGGATTGTCATCTATGGGGTGCTGGCGCTAGTTTCGCACCTCGTTTTACGGCGCTGGCACGAGAGCGCGCTTGGAAAGGAAAACTGATGGCTGCCGGTTCGATTTCGTCCGAGAAGATCGACCTTCTGATCTATGGGCCGGTGCGGCCGATCCTCGAGAACGGGTTTTCCGATCATTTCGTCGTGCACAAGGCCGAGACGCGCGGCGACCTCGAGCGGCTGACGCCGGCGATCCGCGAGAAGATTCGCGGCGTCGCGGTGACCTATCACACGGTGCGCGCCGACAAGGACTCGCTGTCGCAGCTGCCCAAGATCGAGATGGTGGCGAGTTTCGGCGTCGGCTACGACCATATCGACGCCAAATATGCCGCCGAGCACAACATCATCGTCACCAACACGCCCGACGTGCTGACCGAGGAGGTCGCCGACGTCGCGATGGGCCTTCTGATCTCCACGCTGCGCGAGTTCATCAAGGCCGACCGCTATGTGCGCTCCGGGCTCTGGCAGACCCAGAACTATCCGCTCAGCGTCGGCTCGCTGCGCGACCGCAAGGTCGGCATCGTCGGCATGGGCCGGATCGGCCAGGCCATCGCGCGCCGGCTCGATGCCTCGCTGGTGCCCGTGGTCTATCACTCGCGCAATCCGTCCAAGGACGTCTCCTACAAGCACTATCCTGACCTGATCGAGATGGCGAAGGCGGTGGACACGCTGATGGTGATCGTGCCCGGCGGTGCCTCGACCAACAAGATGATCAATGCCGAGGTCTTCAAGGCCCTCGGCCCGCGCGGCGTGTTGATCAACGTGGCGCGTGGCTCGGTGGTCGACGAGCCGGCTTTGGTGCAGGCGCTGAAATCCGGCACGATCCTCGCCGCCGGCCTCGACGTGTTCGCGGCCGAGCCGACGGTGCCGGACGAGCTCAAGACCATGCAGAACGTCGTGCTGCTGCCGCATATCGGCTCGGCCTCGGTGGTGACGCGCAACGCGATGGACCAGCTCGTGGTCGACAACCTCAAATCGTGGTTCTCAGGCAAGGCGCCGTTGACGCCGGTTGCCGAAACGCCGTTCAGGGGGCGCTGATGAGAAGCCTTCAGGTCGTTGCATTCGCGATCGCGGCCTCGCTGGCCGCGATCGGCGCTGCGCATGCGCAGGATGCAACGAGCCTGAAGAAGTCGATGCCTGGCCAGTGGGAGCTCTCGACCACCGAGCGCAGCAAGACCTGCGTCGTCACGATGAAGGCCAACGCCGCGGGCCAGGCCTTCAAGCTGGAGCTGGAGCCGGCCTGCAAGACGGCGCTGCCCTTCACCAAGGATATCGTCGCCTGGAGCGTCAGGGGCCTCGATATCGTTCGTCTGCAGGACGCGACCGGTGAAGCCGTGATCGACTTCACCGAGGTCGAGGCCGGCATCTTCGAAGGCCTGCGCCAGGGTGAGGGCGTCTACATCCTGCAGGATCTCGCCGCCGCCCGCTCGATGGCGAAGTCGATGGACCAGATGATCGGCGATTGGTCGATGGTGCGCGGCAACGGCCAGCCGGTGTGTGCGCTGACGCTGACCAACACCGAGGCGAGCCCCGACAATTTCCAGGTCTTCCTCAAGCCGAAATGCGACGCGACCATCGCGCAGTTCAACCCGACGCAATGGCGGCTCGAACGCGGCCAGATCGTCCTGATGTCGAAATCGGGCGCGGCCTGGCAGTTCGAGGCCGACGACAACGCGCAGTGGCGGCGCGTCCCCGACACTGCCGATCCCCTGATCATGCTGCGTCAATAGGCATCCCCGCCGTCACCGCGGCCGAACGGCGACGCTCCCAGGCGGAACCCGCCGACAGGGCATTCCGTTGACGGATGAGGTGATTCTGGAGGTCCGGCATGGCCAAGCGCATCCTCGCAATCGGCATCGAGCCCGGCAATGCCGATTACAGCGCGTTCCCGCAGCTCACGCCCGAACATGTCCGCAGCTACATCGAGGCCCAGCTGCTGCGTCTGCGCGGCCTCGGCTTCGAGGTCACGAGCTGCCTGATCGATCTCGATGCGACGGCCGAGGCCGCCGTCACCGCGGCCTTCCGCGACGAGCACTTCGACTGCATCGTGATCGGCGCCGGCCTGCGCGAGCCGAGGGAGCGCCTGCTGCTGTTCGAGAAGGTGCTCAACCTCGTCCACCGCCTCGCGCCGGATGCCGCGATCTGCTTCAACACCACGCCCGCCGACACCGCCGAAGCGGTGCAGCGCTGGGTGGAGCCGTGACGGCCGGCTGACCCGGATAGCGAGTCAGCCCGTGGTCTGAAAGGCTTGAACCAACGCTTTGCGATACATCGCATCCTTTTCCCGCAATGAGCCGCTGCGCGCCGCAAGCATGGTCGTGGGTATCAGCGGCGTGGCCTAAATCAACCGCATCCCGCGCAGGCTCGCATGTCCGCCTTTGCCCACGATAATGTGGTCGTGCACCGCAATCCCGAGCGGTTTTGCGATGTCGATGATGGCCTTCGTCATCTGGATGTCGGCCTGCGAGGGCGAGGGATCGCCGGAGGGGTGGTTGTGCACCAGGATCAACGCGGTCGCCGATAATTCCAGCGCGCGCTTGATCACCTCGCGCGGATAGACCGGAGTGTGGTCGACCGTGCCGGTCTGCTGCACCTCGTCGGCGATGAGCTGGTTGCGCTTGTCGAGAAAGAGCAGGCGAAATTGCTCCTTGTCGGCGAACGCCATGCTGGAGCGGCAATAGTCGATCACCTCGTTCCAGGACGACAGCGCGTTGCGGCTGTTGACCTCGCCCCTGGTCACGCGGCTCGCGGCGGCCGCGATCAGCTTAAGCTGGTTGATCGCGGCTTCGCCGATGCCGTCGACCTCGCGCAGCCGCGCCACCGGCGCATGCACGACCTCGGCGAACGAGCCGAAAATCTTGATCAGCGTCTTTGCGAGAGGTTTCGTGTCCCGTCGCGGCAGCGCCGGAAACAGCGCCATCTCCAAGAGTTCGTAGTCGCTGAGCGCATCGGCGCCGGCATTGTAGAAGCGCTCGCGCAGCCGTTCGCGATGGCCGTGATAGTGCGGCACCTCGTCAGGCTTGCTCTTGTCGTGGTCCGGCTTGGCGGGCATCGGCCACCAGCATCGCCGGGGCCTAGCGCTTTTGCAACCGTCAATTGCGGGGCGCGCCGGCCGGCGTCCCGGCGGTCGGTGCGAGCGCGGGCACCGTGACCGCCACTACCCCGGCGAGAATGAGCGCCATTCCGGCAAGACTGGCCCAGGTCAAGTGCTCGCCGAGAATGGCGGTACCTAACGCTACGGCGAATCCAGCGCGCAGATAGCTCCCGCTGGTCGTGGCGAGCGTGCCGAGCGTATGTATCAGGCGGAAATAGATCACCATCGCCAGGGCCGTGCAGACCACCCCGAGCGCGATCACCGCCGCAATCGCCTGCGCGGGTGGCTGTTCCAGCCTCCAGGGCTGTTCGAGAGCCGCGGCGGTCGGGAGCATCAGCACCGCAGCGCAGCTCATCGCCCCTGCCGCGGTGACGACCGTGGGCAGACCCGAAAACCGCTGCCCCCAGATCGGTGCGAGCGCGTAACTGAAGCTCGCGCCGAGCACCGCCGTCTGGGCCAATGGCGACGCCGTGCCGATCCCAGACAGCGCATCGATCCCCATGGTCAGGGCGACGCCCGCAAGGCCGAGAACGACGCCGGCGATCTTGCGCCCGCAGATCGCCTGCCGTCCGCGCCCGGTCATGACAGCGATCGCCAGCACAAACATCGGCGGCGTTGCATTGAGCACGCCGGCGAGCCCGCTCGTGATATGCGTCTCACCCCAACTGATCAGGGTGAACGGCAGCGCGCTCTGCAGCAGCCCCTGCACGACGAAGGCGGCCCAAACTGATGTCTGGCGAGGAAGGGAGTGCCCCTGCGCGGTCGCAATCAGGATCAGGAGAATCGCTGCGATGGTCACGCGAGCGGCGACCATCGTGAACGGCGGGATCGTGGCAACAGCGAGCTTGATAAGCGTGAATGAGGAGCCCCAGATCAGCGAGAGCAGCAGCAGCAGCCCGGCCTCGATTGGGAGACTGATCTGTCCCGACGTCGTGTGTCGTTCCTGTGTGCTCATGCGATCTGCTCCTGGGATCGGCACCATGATCCAGGGCTGCGGCGCGGGCTGGCTGAATTCGGACCTCATCGCCCGATGGTGTCCGATTTCGGCTACTCGGTGCGCTGCGTCGAAACTATGATTTGGTAATGGTGAAGACTTCAGCCGAGCGGCAAACGTTGCCACCGCATCTCGACCGGGAGACCTGCGATCGGGCACGCCTTTCGCGCGCCCGCGGGTTCGACGGCCTGTTCTTTTCCGGGGTGCGCTCGACGCGCATTTATTGCCGGCCGGTCTGCCCGGTTCGCCCGGCACGCTCGGAGAACGTCACCTTCTATGCGACCGCGGCTGCGGCCGAGCGGGCCGGCTTTCGCCCCTGCCTGCGTTGCCGCCCTGAATCGGCGCCGGGTTCGCCCGCCTGGATGGGGACGGCCACCACCGTCGCGCGCGGCATGCGCTTGATCCACGACGGCTTTCTGGACGGGGCATCGATGACCGAGCTTGCGGAAGCGCTTGGCGTCGGGCCGCGTCATCTGCTGCGCCTGTTCATGCGCCATGCCGGCGCGAGCCCGAGCGAGATCGCGGCAACCCGGCGCGTGCAGGAAGCCAAGCGTCTGATCGATCAGACCGACATGAATTTGGCGGAGATTGCGTTTGCGGCGGGCTTCGGCAGCGTGCGCAGATTCAACGACGCGTTTGCCGCTACCTACAAGAGGGCGCCGTCGTCATTCCGCCGCCGTCGATAGAGGACGCGACCGGCTCACCCGATCTGCTTCTCGCCGTGCCGTTCCGACAGCGTGAAAATCTCGACACCCGTGGCGGTGACGCCGACGGAGTGCTCGAACTGTGCCGAGAGCGAGCGGTCGCGGGTGACGGCGGTCCAGCCGTCGGAGAGGATCTTCACATGCGGCTTGCCGAGATTGATCATCGGCTCGATGGTGAAGAACATGCCGGGCTTGAGCTGCACGCCTTCGCCGGGGCGGCCAATATGGATGATGTTCGGCTCGTCGTGGAACATGCGGCCCAACCCATGGCCGCAGAAATCGCGCACCACGCTCATGCCCTGCGGCTCGACGAAGCTCTGGATGGCGTGACCGATGTCGCCGGTGGTGGCGCCGGGCTTCACTGCGGCGATGCCGCGCATCATCGCTTCATACGTCACCTCGATCAGCCGCTCCGCCTTGCGGGCGATCGGGCCGATCGCATACATGCGGCTGGAATCGCCGTACCAGCCGTCGACGATGAAGGTGACGTCGATATTGACGATGTCGCCTTCCTTCAGCGGACGGTCGCCGGGCATGCCGTGGCAGACCACGTGGTTGAGCGAGGTGCAGGTCGAATAGCGATAGCCGCGATACATCAGCGTCGCCGGATAGGCGCCATGGCTGAAGGCGAAGTCGCGGACGAACTGGTCGATGCGCTCGGTCGGCACGCCCGGTCCGACGATGTCGGTGAGCTCGTCCAGGCACTTCGCCACCAGCGCGCCCGCCTTGCGCATGCCGGCGAAGGCGGCCGGCCCATGCAGCTTGATCTGTCCGGTCTTGCGCAGCGAGGTATCGGTGGCTTCGACGTAGCTCATGCTTGTGCGGTCTTTTCGGGCTGATCGCGATTGTCGGCGGAAAGGCTTGATTTCAGGCCCTAATTTAATGATTGCCGGCATTCATGCAAGCCGAGCCTTCCGCCCTCGTGTCCGAAAGCGGCCTAATTCGGGACTTCTACGGTGGTTTCCACCGGCAGCGCGCCGCCGCGGATGCGGATTTCGCGGACGGGGTAGGGAACCCGGATGCCCTCCCGCTTGAAGGCGTCCCACAGCGCCAGCATCACGTCGCTCTTGACCTTGTCCATGCCGTCAGGATCGGCGATCCAGAAGGTCAGCGAGAACTTCATCCCGGCTTCGGCGAACTCGGTCAGGATGCAGGTCGGCGGCTTGCCCTTCTGCGCGCGCGGATGGGCTTCCGCGGTCTCCGCCGCGAGCTTGCAGACCAGTTTCGGGTCGGCGTCGTAATTGGTGCCGAAGGCGATCTTCACCAGCGTGTTCTTGTCGGTATAGGTCCAGTTGACGACCTTCTGCGTCACCAGATCCTCGTTCGGCACCAGGAACTCGCGGCCGTCGCCGGCGGCGACGGAAATATAGCGCGTCTTCATCGCGCTGATGCGGCCGGTATTGTCGCCGATGGTGACGAGGTCGCCGGGCTTCACCGACTTGTCGGCGAGCAGGATGATGCCCGAGATGAAATTGGCGACGATCTTCTGCAGGCCGATACCGATGCCGACGCCGACCGCGCCGGAGAACACCGCGAGCGCCGACAGGTCGATGCCGACCGCGCCGAGCGCGATCACGATGGCGACGGCGAGAAGCCCGATGCGGATGATCTTGACCAGCAGCACCTGCACCGACGGCGTCAGGTCGCTGGTCGCGTTGATCCGGCTCTCGGCGAAATTGCTGGCGATGTTGGTCGCCCAGAGCGCGATGAGGAGGAGCGCACCGGCCTTGAGCGCCAGCAGCGGGGTCAGGCGGAGGCCGCCGAGCACGATCGCGTAGGCATCGAGCAGGTCGACGGTCGCATCGAGCTGGCCGAGGATGGACAGCGCGGCGACGAACCACGCCGTGATCGACACCAGCTTGACGATGAAGGCATTACGCAGCACCGAGGTCACGAGCCGGATCGCGAGCCAGGCCAGCCCGAGCTTGGCGGCGACCATCAGCAGGTAGGAGCGGCTCGGCCAGGTCGCATGGTACATCACCACGCGCGAGACGATCACCGACAGCGTGAACACCGCCGTCGAGGCGCTGGAGACCATCACCCGGGCGAAGTGCCGGAGCGGCAGCGGCCAACGCATCGCCAGCGAGGTCATGTCGACCCGGTTGCGGACGGCGGCCTCCGCCGCATAGGCGATGCCGGCCGCGGCCAGAATGAGGCCGAATTGCAGGTAGAACCAGGGCGAGGAGATTTCCGCCCCGACGCTGCGCGCGGTGGTCTGCACGAACTCCATGAAGTCCTTGAGGTCCATGTCCATCGGTCTCGTCGGCAAGCGGGGAGGAATTGATTCGAGGGAGCCGCAGAATCCCACAAGGGACGCGGCCGGGTCATCGATACACCGCTAAGTGATGGAGGTTAAGGCCGTATAATACGGGCAGATTGCCGCGAGAGGCGAAAATGGGTTGGCGCGCGAGTCTGCCGACGATAAGGATGCCTTTCCCGCTGCTTTGACCCGGAAGGTGGATGGCCTCTCTCGACTCCGTCAGCCTCGCCATATTGCTCGGCGCCGTCCTCGTCATGGCCGGCATCCTGTCGAGCCTGCTTGCGCTCCGCTTCGGTGCGCCCCTGCTGCTCGTCTTCCTTGCGGTCGGCATGCTCGCCGGCGATTCCGGTCCCGGCCAGCTCCAGTTCGACGACGTCCGCACCACCTATCTGGTCGGCTCGGTGGCGCTGGCCCTGATCCTGTTCGATGGCGGCCTCAGGACACGCTTTGCCAGCATCCGCACCGTGCTTGCGCCGTCCGTGGTGCTCGCGACCGCCGGCGTGCTCCTGACCGCGCTGATCACGGCGCCGTTCGCCAAATATGCGCTCGACCTCAATTGGACGGAATCGCTGCTGGTCGGCGCCGTGGTGGCCTCGACCGATGCGGCCGCCGTGTTCCTCTTGGTGCACACCCAGGGCCTGCGCCTGCGCCCGCGCGTCGGCGCGACGCTGGAGGCGGAATCCGGCACCAACGACCCCTTCGCGATCTTCCTCACCTTGATGCTGGTCGAGTACATCTCGATCGGCTCGAGCTCGCCCGGCCACGTGCTGATGGAGTTCGTGCAGGAATCGGTGCTGGGCGCCATCGTCGGCGTTATCGGCGGGCGCCTCGTCGTCATGGCGCTCAACAAGGTGGCGCTGCCGCAGGGCCTGCACGCGCCGTTCGTGACCACGGCCGCGCTGGTGATCTTCGGCGGCTCGCAGATGATGCACGCCTCCGGCTTCCTCGCGGTCTATCTCGCCGGCATCATCATCGGCAACCGGCCGACGCGCGCGCATAACCAGGTGGTGGCCTTCCTCGATGCCGCGACCTGGCTGGCGCAGATCGTGATGTTCGTGCTGCTCGGCCTCCTGGTCTCGCCGAGCCGGCTCGGCACCAGCGTGCTGCCGGCGGTCGGCGTTGCCTTCGTGCTGATGCTGGTGGCACGGCCGATCGCCGTCTTCGTGTGCCTGGCGCCGTTCCGCTTCAACTGGCGTGAGAAGATCTTCATCGCCTGGACCGGCCTGCGCGGCGCGGTCGCGATCTTCCTGGCGTCGATCCCGATGCTGGTCGGCCTGTCCAAGGCCTATCTCTATTTCGATGTCGCCTTCGTCGTCGTCATCATCTCGCTGCTGCTGCAGGGCTGGACCCTGGCACCGGCCGCGCGAAAACTGCATGTGGCGCTGCCGCGCGCCGAGCGCGGCCCGCGCCGTGTCGAGCTGGATCTGCCCGGCCAGCTCGAGCAGCAGCTGGTCGGTTATCCGGTGCGGCCCAAGAGCCTTTATTTTCGCCGCGGCCTGATCCCGTCCTGGTCCAAGCCGACGCTGGTGATCCGCAACGAGAACATCCTGACGCCGCTGGAGGCCGATCCGATCGCGCCCGGCGACTACATCTATCTGCTGGCGCCGCCGGAAAAGGCCGAATCGCTCGACCGCTTCTTCGTCGACATGCAGCCGAGCTCGGCGCCGGATCCGCATCTGCTCGGCGATTTCATGGTCTCCGGCGAGCACACGCTCGCCGAGCTCGCCGAGGTCTACGGCGTCAAGGTCGGCGAGGACGAGAGCAAGCTGACGCTCGCAGATTATTTCGACGTCCATCTCGACCGCGCGCCGAAGGAGGGCGCCGAGCTTGCCCTCGACGAGATCGTGCTGGTCGCACGCAGCATCTCCGGCGGCCGCGTCAACGTCGTCGGCCTCCGCCTGCCGGAAGACGACGAGACCCCGCCGCCGCTGACCCGCGCGCAGGCGCTGCGCAAGAAGCTCGCGGATGTGTGGGGCTCGGTGGCTGGGGTTTAGCGCTCACTATCGCCCGACGATCACCGCCACAATCTCGCTGTCATCGCCCAAGCCGGCGCATGACAGCGGTGGTGGGGCGAAAGCAAGTCGCGCCCCACCTCACGCCAGCACCTTCACCCCACCAAAACTCGTCACGCGGCCCTGCTTCAGCATCACGATCTGCGTGGCGAGCTGGCGCAGCTCGGCGGCGTCGTGGCTGACATAGACCATGGGGACATTGGCTTCGTCGCGTAAGCGCACCAGATAGGGCAGGATCTCGAGCTTGCGGCCTTCGTCGAGCGCGCCGAGCGGCTCGTCGAGCAGCAACAGGCGCGGCCGTGACAGCAGCGCGCGTCCGAGCGCGACGCGCTGACGCTCGCCGCCGGATAGCTTTCCGGGGCGGCGGTCGAGCAGGGCGCCGATATCGAGCA from Bradyrhizobium sp. CCBAU 53351 includes the following:
- the map gene encoding type I methionyl aminopeptidase, producing MSYVEATDTSLRKTGQIKLHGPAAFAGMRKAGALVAKCLDELTDIVGPGVPTERIDQFVRDFAFSHGAYPATLMYRGYRYSTCTSLNHVVCHGMPGDRPLKEGDIVNIDVTFIVDGWYGDSSRMYAIGPIARKAERLIEVTYEAMMRGIAAVKPGATTGDIGHAIQSFVEPQGMSVVRDFCGHGLGRMFHDEPNIIHIGRPGEGVQLKPGMFFTIEPMINLGKPHVKILSDGWTAVTRDRSLSAQFEHSVGVTATGVEIFTLSERHGEKQIG
- a CDS encoding mechanosensitive ion channel family protein gives rise to the protein MDMDLKDFMEFVQTTARSVGAEISSPWFYLQFGLILAAAGIAYAAEAAVRNRVDMTSLAMRWPLPLRHFARVMVSSASTAVFTLSVIVSRVVMYHATWPSRSYLLMVAAKLGLAWLAIRLVTSVLRNAFIVKLVSITAWFVAALSILGQLDATVDLLDAYAIVLGGLRLTPLLALKAGALLLIALWATNIASNFAESRINATSDLTPSVQVLLVKIIRIGLLAVAIVIALGAVGIDLSALAVFSGAVGVGIGIGLQKIVANFISGIILLADKSVKPGDLVTIGDNTGRISAMKTRYISVAAGDGREFLVPNEDLVTQKVVNWTYTDKNTLVKIAFGTNYDADPKLVCKLAAETAEAHPRAQKGKPPTCILTEFAEAGMKFSLTFWIADPDGMDKVKSDVMLALWDAFKREGIRVPYPVREIRIRGGALPVETTVEVPN
- a CDS encoding potassium/proton antiporter; this translates as MASLDSVSLAILLGAVLVMAGILSSLLALRFGAPLLLVFLAVGMLAGDSGPGQLQFDDVRTTYLVGSVALALILFDGGLRTRFASIRTVLAPSVVLATAGVLLTALITAPFAKYALDLNWTESLLVGAVVASTDAAAVFLLVHTQGLRLRPRVGATLEAESGTNDPFAIFLTLMLVEYISIGSSSPGHVLMEFVQESVLGAIVGVIGGRLVVMALNKVALPQGLHAPFVTTAALVIFGGSQMMHASGFLAVYLAGIIIGNRPTRAHNQVVAFLDAATWLAQIVMFVLLGLLVSPSRLGTSVLPAVGVAFVLMLVARPIAVFVCLAPFRFNWREKIFIAWTGLRGAVAIFLASIPMLVGLSKAYLYFDVAFVVVIISLLLQGWTLAPAARKLHVALPRAERGPRRVELDLPGQLEQQLVGYPVRPKSLYFRRGLIPSWSKPTLVIRNENILTPLEADPIAPGDYIYLLAPPEKAESLDRFFVDMQPSSAPDPHLLGDFMVSGEHTLAELAEVYGVKVGEDESKLTLADYFDVHLDRAPKEGAELALDEIVLVARSISGGRVNVVGLRLPEDDETPPPLTRAQALRKKLADVWGSVAGV